Proteins from a genomic interval of Schistocerca piceifrons isolate TAMUIC-IGC-003096 chromosome 3, iqSchPice1.1, whole genome shotgun sequence:
- the LOC124789116 gene encoding negative elongation factor E-like gives MGRERDRQRQRERDRQRQRERETERERDRERERDRERDRERDRDRQRDRQRDRQRDRQRD, from the exons ATGGGA agagagagagacagacagagacagagagagagagacagacagagacagagagag agagagacagagagagagagagacagagagagagagagagacagagagagagacagagagagagacagagacagacagagagacagacagagagacagacagagagacagacagagagac